A window of Streptomyces broussonetiae genomic DNA:
GCGGCCGGGGAACTTGGCCTTGATGGTGCGGGAGGAGGCCCCGCCGCCGGTGCGCGAGGACGTCCCGCCGCCGGCGCGGCGGGGCGCCTTCTTGCGCGGGGCCGCCGCCTTGGGGGTGTCGGGCGAGGCCGGCGGCTCCGGGGAACCGAGCGCACTGCCGGCCTCCTCCTGCGCGGAGGCGGCCTGGCTGGCGGCGCGGTCGGCGAAGTCGTTCAGCGGGTCGCCGTCGACCTGGTGGGCCGGGACATAGCGGAACTGCACCGACCGGCCGTCGAGCAGCTCGTCGATGCGCACGACCAGGTCCTGGTTGGCGACCGGCTTGCCGGCGGAGGTCTTCCAGCCGTTGCGCTTCCAGCCGGGCAGCCAGGCGGTGACCGCCTTCATCGCGTACTGGGAGTCCATCCGGATCTCCAGCGGCACATCCGGCTCGATCGCGGTGAGCAGGCGCTCCAGGGCGGTGAGTTCGGCGACGTTGTTGGTCGCCCGGCCGAGCGGGCCCGCCTCCCAGCGGGCGGGAGTCCGCTCGTCGTCGGAGACCACCCACGCCCATCCGGCCGGTCCGGGGTTTCCCTTCGAAGCCCCGTCGCACGCGGCCACCACACGTTCACGCATGCACACGATCATGCCATGGCCGGGCTGGCGGCCGCTGCGGCACCCGTCCGGCCGCCCGTGCCACGCTCCCCCGGCCCGGCCTCACACGTCCGAGACCGACGGCATCTGCCCCTCGGTGGTCGTGATGTCGATCACCGAGAAGTTCGCGCCCTGCGGGTCACCGAGCGCCGCGAACCGGCCGAAGGGGCTGCTCAACGGCCCGAAGCGGAGGACACCGCCGAGCTTGACGGCGCGCTCGACCGCCTGGTCGCAGTCGTCGACGGTGAAGTACACGTTGATGTACGACGGCACCTCGGGCGGGAAGTCGTCGGTCATCTTCATCCGGCCGAGGACGGTGTTCTCGGCCACGTCGAAGACCCGGAAGTCCACGGCGTGGTCGTCCATCTGCTTCATCCGGTAAGGGAAAACGGCGGAGAGGAAGGTGTCGGCCTTCTCCGGTTCCCGGGTGAAGACCTCGGCCCAGCAGTAGGCGCCCGGAGTCCCGGTCGCCTCGAAGCCCTCGTGGGTGCCGGCCTGCCAGACGCCGAACACGGCGCCGCTGGGCTCGCGGGCCAGGCACATGGTGCCGAAGTCGCCGACCTTCATCGGTTCCATCAGTATCTCGCCGCCGTGGTCCCGGATCTTCTGCGCGGTGGCGGCGACGTCCGGCGAGGAGAAGTAGAGGCACCACTGCGACTGCCCCTCCTGTCCGGGCATGGGCGGGACCACGGCGGCGACCGCCTTGCCGTCCACATAGGCCTGGGTGTAGTTGCCGTACTGCGGCGACGACTCGCCGAAGGTCCAGCCGAGGACGTCACCGTAGAACCGCTTGGCTCCCTCGACGTCGCTGAACATCGCATCGGCCCAACAGGGCGTTCCCTCAGGTTGCACGGCCATACTCACGGCCCTCCTGATGTCCTCTTGTCAAAACCTGTCCCGACAGCGCACACGTGTGGCCCCGCTGCTCACGCTAGCCATCCCGCTGCCGGCACGCGCGCCGAGCGACCGGAGCCGGGGCAGGGGCCGTACCCGACTGCGGAGGGTGACGCTCCGGGTATGGCAGGTCACCGCCGGGAGTGAAGGCCGGACGGGAAACCCGGGCGCCAGGGCGAGGTGAAGCGGGTATGCAGCCGCGCGCCGCATGTTTGACACCAACGGCAGGTTTGCACAACCCACGCGCGAACCCGCCCCCTTTCACGCCTTACCCGGTGATCATCCGGCCTGTTTGGCTGGTCCGGCGCAGCACCACCTCGCACACCACCGACCGATCCCGTCACCCCCGTTCCGCTCCGCTGGAGGGAAAGTGTCCACACCGGACAGCGCCACCGGTTCCGCCGTCGAAGAGCCCGTCCCCGCGCCCGAGGCCGACAGGCCGCTCACCAGCCTCGGCACCCGGGCGGCACGCCAGCTCGCCACGACCACCAAGTCCGAACCACAGATGCAGGCGATCACCTCCAGGTGGCTGCTGAAGGCCCTGCCGTGGGTGGACGTCAAGGGCGGCACCTACCGGGTCAACCGCCGTCTGCAGCTGCGCACCGGACGCGGCCGGGTGCACTTCGAGCACAACGGCGCCGACGACATCCGGGTCGTTCCGCAGACGCTGACCGAGCTGCCGATCCTGCGCGGCTACCCCGACCTCGAAGTGCTGCGGGAGATCGCCGGCCGCTTCCAGCCCCGCGAGGTGCGCGCCGGGCAGGTGCTGTTCGAGGCCGGCCAGCCCGTGACGGAGGCGTACCTGGTCGTCCACGGCCGGTTCACCCGCTACTCCAACGGCAAGTACGGCGACGAGGAGGTCACCGGGGTCGTCACCGCGGGCGACCAGATGGGCGACGAGGCGGTCGGCCAGTCCGACCCGTTGTGGCTGTCCTCGGTGCGGGCCGACACCGCGGGCGTGGTCCTCGCACTGCCCTGGACGGTCGTCCAGGAGATCACCGAGCGGGTGCCGTCCCTCGCCGCGCACCTCCAGGCCTACGTCGAGCAGCAGCGCAAGCCCATGAACCGCAAGGGCGAGGCCGAGGTGCCGGTGCAGGCCGGCCACACCGGCGAGCCGACGCTGCAAGCCGGCTTCGTGGACTACGAACTCGACCCGCGCGAATACGAGTTGTCCCTCACCCAGACCGTGCTGCGGGTGCACTCCCGGGTCGCCGATCTCTACAACCACCCCATGGACCAGACTCAGCAGCAGCTGCGGCTGACCGTCGAGGAGATCCGCGAGCGCCAGGAGTGGGAGCTGGTCAACAACCGCGAGTTCGGGCTCCTGCACAACGTCGACTACGGCCAGCGGGTCAGCACCTTCACCGGCCCGCCGACCCCGGACGACATGGACGAGCTGCTGTCCATGCGGCGCAAGACCAAGGTGTTCCTCGCCCATCCCAAGGCCATCGCGGCGTTCTTCCGGCAGTGCAACCGGCGTGGCCTGGTGCCCGGGACCGCGAGCGTCGACGGGCACGAGGTACCGGCGTGGCGCGGAGTGCCGATCTATCCGTGCAGCAAGATCCCGATCAGCGACGACCACACCACCAGCATCCTCGCGCTGCGCACCGGCGAGGCCGACCAGGGCGTCGTCGGCCTCTACCAGACCGGCATCCCGGACGAGTTCCAACCGGGCCTGAACGTCCGCTTCATGGGCATCAACGAGCAGGCCGTCATCAACTACCTGGTCACCGCCTACTACTCGATGGCCATCCTCGTCCCGGACGCGGCGGGGATCCTGGAGAACGTCCAGCTCGGCCGGACCGCCGACTGAGGGCCTGGAGCACGCCATGAGCACACCCACGACCTCCTACGCCCTGCCCGGGCCGCCGAACCTCGCACAGAGCCTGCGCCCGGCCCGGCGCACCGGCGTGGTCCCCGGCCTGCACCACCGGCCCGCCGTGCCCGCCGACCCGGAGAAGGCCGCCGAGATCGACCGGCGCCTGGAGGCCTGGGCCCGAGAGCTGGAGCTGTTCCCCGAGGCCTGGACGGGGGACTTCTCGGACTTCCAGACCGGCCGGGCCATCGTCCTCCAGCACCCGGGCGGTCTCGACCTGGACCGGCTCACCGCCGCCGGCAAGCTGCTGCTCGCCGAGAACATCGTGGACTCCTGCTACTGCGAGGAGGACGAGGGGCGGGGCGGATCGCGGCGTGGCCTCGGCGGCCCGCTGGTCATCGCCCAGTCGGCGCTCGACCCGTACCACGGCGTCCCGGAGCTGGAGGCCGAGTGGCGCGAGGGCATCCAGGCCGACGGCCCGCTGCGCTCGTACCACTTCGCCCTCGTGGACTACGCCACCTTCGCCACCCCCAGCCAGACCAACCGGTTCGTGCACGACGTGGCTCGGCTGCACCTGGGGTACCTGGGCGAGGCCGCCTGGATGGAGACCCGCTACATGCCGCGGGTCTGGGAGTACCTGGTGATGCGGCAGTTCAACAACTTCCGCCCCTGTCTGTCGCTGGTCGACGCGGTGGACGGCTACGAACTGCCCGAGCAGGTCTACGCCCGCCCGGAGATCCAGCGGATCACCGCCCTGGCGTGCAATGCCACCACGATCGTGAACGACCTGTACTCCTTCACCAAGGAGCTGGCGAGCGACCCGGACCACCTCAATCTGCCGCAGGTGGTCGCGGCCAACGACCGGCACGGGCTGAAGGCGGCCTATCTCAAGTCCGTCGGGATCCACAACCGGATCATGGAGGCCTTCGAGGAGGAGTCGGCCGCGCTGTCCGCCACCTCACCCGTGGTCGCGCGCTACGCCGAGGGCCTGGCCGCCTGGGTCGCCGGCAACCACGAGTGGCACGCCACCAACACCAACCGCTACCACCTGCCCGACTACTGGTAGTTCCGACAGTCCAACTGAAACACCGTCAGTCACACTTCGAGGAGTCACTGTTGACCACCGCCCCTGTCGCTCGGAAGACCACCACGTCAGCCCCGGTGCCGACCCAGTCCAGGTACCAGAACCGCGTCGCGGACTACTGGAACGCCGAGGAGAACCCGGTCAACCTCGAACTCGGAAAGATCGACGACCTGTACCACCACCACTACGGGATCGGGGCGGCCGACCGGTCGGTGCTCGACGAGCCGGACCCGGAGCTGCGCAAGAAGCGGATCACCGGCGAGCTGCACCGGCTCGAGCACGCCCAGGCCGAGCTGCTGGCGAGCCACCTCGGTCCGCTCACACCCGCCGACCGGGTCTTCGACGCCGGCTGCGGCCGAGGCGGCGGCAGCATCGTGGCCAACCTGCGCCACGGCTGCCACTCCGACGGCGTCACCATCTCCGCCAAGCAGGCCGACTTCGCCAATGAGATGGCCCGCAAGCGGGGCGTCGGCGACAAGGTGCGCTACCACCACCGGAACATGCTGGACACCGGCTTCGAGTCGGGTGCCTACGCCGCCTCGTGGAACAACGAGTCCACCATGTACGTCGAGCTGCAGCTGCTGTTCGCCGAGCACGCCCGGCTGCTGCGCCGCGGCGGACGCTATGTGACGATCACCGGCTGCTACAACGACAGCTACGGCCGGGCCTCGCGCGAGGTGTCGCTGATCAACGCGCACTACATCTGCGACATCCACCCACGGTCGGAGTACTTCCGGGCGATGGCCAGGAACCGGCTGGTCCCGGTCCATGTGGAGGACCTGACCGAGGCGACGATCCCCTACTGGGAACTGCGCAAGGAAGCCGACCACTTGGTGACGGGAATCGAGGACGCGTTCCTCACCGCGTACAAGAACGGCAGCTTCCAGTACCTGCTGATCGTGGCCGACCGGGTCTGAGCCAGGTTCCGGTGAAATCCGGTCGACAGCGTGGGCGCCGAGACGCTGGGATGGCCTTCCATGAATGCCGTCACCCCACCGCCGCGTATGCACGCGGACGAGGTTCACCTCGACGCCCCGCTGGTCGGTCGGCTGATCGCCCGCCGATTTCCGCGCTGGGCCGGCCTGCCGGTACGGCGGCTCGCGTCGTCCGGCACCGAGAACGCCATGTTCCGGCTGGGCGGCGACCTGCTCGTACGGCTGCCACGGCGGCCCAACGCCGTACCGGACGTGACACACGAGCAGCGCTGGCTGCCCCGGCTCGGGCCGCTGCTGCCGGTGGCCGTGCCCGAGCCGCTCGGGATCGGCGGGCCCGACGATCTGTTCCCCTGGCCGTGGTCCGTCTACCGCTGGCTGGAGGGGACCAATCCGGCGGCAGGGGCGGTCCGTGAACCACGGCGGCTCGCCGCGGACCTCGGAGCGTTCGTCCGCGCCCTGCGCCTGATCGATCCGCAGGACGGCCCGCCCGGCTATCGGGCCGGTCCCCTCCAGGCCCGGGACGAGCCGACCCGGGCCGCCGTCGCCGAACTGGGCGGACGGATCGACACCGACGCGGTCATCGCCCACTGGGAGCGGGCCCTTGACGCCCCGGCCCACGCCGGTCCCGGCGTGTGGGCCCATGGGGACCTCTCCCCCGGCAACGTGCTGGTCGACGGCGGCCGGCTCAGCGCCGTGATCGACTTCGGCTGTGCCGGCGTCGGCGATCCGGCCGTGGACCTGATCGCCGCGTGGAATCTCCTGCCGGCCGCCGCCCGGGACACCTTCCGGGAAGCGGTCGGTGCCGACGACGCCGAGTGGGCCCGCGGACGGGGCTGGGCCCTGTCGATCTCGCTGATCCAGCTGCCGTACTACTGGGACACCAACCCGGCTCTGGTGGAGAACTCCCGGCACGTCATCGCCGAGATCCTCACCGAGACGGGGTGAAGGCACCCCGGCCCTGCGGCCGCTACTCCCCCGCGTGGGCCTTCTCCAGGGTGGCGACGTCCAGCTTGCCCATCGCCATCATCGCGGTGACGGCGCGGGACGCCTTCTGCTGGTCCGGGTCGTTGATCAGGTCGGCCAGCCGGTCGTAGACGACCTGCCAGGAGACGCCGTACCGGTCCTTCAGCCAGCCGCACGGGCCGGGCTCGCCGCCGTTCTCGGTGAGCCGGTTCCAGTAGTGGTCGATCTCCTGCTGGTCCGCGCAGAAGATCTGGAAGGAGATCGCCTCGGTGAACTTGAACTGGGGGCCGCCGTTGAGCGCGATGAACTTCTGGCCGTTGGCGGTGAACTCGACCACCAGCACCGAGCCGGCCGGGCCGGGCCCGGCCTCGGTGGTACGGGTGACCCGGCCGATGGACGAGTTCTTGAAGACCGACACATAGAAGTCGGCGGCCTCCTCGGCCTGGCCGTCGAACCAGAGACACGTGGTGAAACCGTCGGTGCTCATGGGTACCTCCTGGGCGGGGAACACGGTCATCCGTACCGACCGCTCGGCGCCGCAAAACTCATCGGCCCCACGGAGAACCGGGCGAAAATTCGGGCCGGGCGCGGGCCGTCCCCGATTAGCATCCCCACCATGACCTCCACACCCGGCGAGAGCATCGAACCCTTCCGCCTGTCGGTCCCTCAGCACGATCTCGACGACCTCCAGGACCGCCTCGACCGCACCCGTTGGCCCGCCGAGCTGCCCGGCGCGGGGTGGGAGTACGGCGTCCCGGCCGGCTATCTGCGGGAACTGGTCCAGTACTGGCGGCACACGTACGACTGGCGCGCGGCCGAGGCCGAGCTGAACCGGTGGCCGCAGTTCACCACCACGATCGACGGTGCGCACATCCACTTCGCCCACATCCGCTCGCCCGAACCGAACGCCACCCCGCTGGTGCTGACCCACGGCTGGCCGGGCTCGATCGTGGAGTTCCTGGACGTCGTCGGCCCGCTCACCGACCCGGTGGCGCACGGCGGGGACGCGGCCGACGCCTTCCACGTCGTCGTGCCGGGCATCCCCGGTTTCGGACTGTCCGGGCCGACCACGGACCGGGGCTGGGAGGCGGGCCGGGTGGCCGGCGCCTGGGTGGAGCTGATGCGGCGGCTCGGCTACGAACGGTTCGGGCTGCAGGGCGGTGACTGGGGCGCCGGGATCTCGCGCGAGCTGGGCCGCGCCCATCCGGACCGGGTGATCGGCGTCCACCTCAATCTACTGCCGGGCGCACAGGCGCTCACCGAGCCCGCCGAGGCGGAGCTGGCCGCCCTCGGCCCCGCGGAGCGGGAGCGTACGCTGCGGTCCTGGCGCCGGTGGGAGGAGTGGTTCCGCGAGGGAGCCGGGTACGCCGGTCTCCAGGCCACCCGTCCGCACACCCTCGGCTACGCCCTGACGGACTCACCCGTCGGTCAACTCGCCTGGATCGTCGAGAAGTTCAAGGAGTGGTCCGACTGCAAGGAGCTGCCGGAGGAGGCGGTGGACCGGGACCGGCTGCTGACCAACGTGATGCTGTTCTGGCTCACCGGTACGGCCGGGTCGTCGGGGCGCATCTACTACGAGCGGGCACATGCCACCGGCGACCGGATCGCCCGGCCCGCCGAGCCCTCGACCGCGCCGACCGCGCTGGCCGTGTTCCCGGCCGACCCCCAGATCCCGCTGCGGCACAAGGCGGATCGGACCGAGAACATCGTGCGCTGGACGGAGTTCGACCGGGGCGGGCACTTCGCGGCCCTGGAGCAGCCGGACCTGCTGGTCGGCGACGTCCGGGCGTTCTTCCGACAGTTGCGGGAGAAGTGACCGGGCCGACTCGTCAGGCGGCCAGGCAGAGACCGTTGTAGGGCCGGTGCGGTGCGGCGGCCGGGCGGCGGTGGCTGCTCGTGCGCCGGGTCAGCTCGCCGTGCGTCAGCGACAGCAGGTCGCCGAGGCCCAGGCCGAGGGCGTGCGCGGCGGCCGCGAGGACCTCCGAGGAGGCCTCCTTGCGGCCGCGTTCGATCTCGGAGAGGTAGGGCAGCGAGATCCGGGCCGCGTCGGCGACGTCCTTCAGCGTGCGTTCCTGCGCCCGCCGCTCGCGGCGCAGCACCTCGCCGACCAGATCGCGCCACAGGGGCTCCTTGCTCTCCCGGGGCTCGGACTCGGGCTCCCGTGGACGGGCGGGCGCCGGCCGCAGCGGGATCACTCGGGCTTCGTTGCTCACCTGGTTCGTCACCCACGTCAGCCTAGGAGGCGGGGGCCGCGGGACAAGGCCCCCGCGTTGCGCCCTGAGGGAAATCGGCTCAGCGTCCCAGGTCGAAGCGGGCGCGTATCCGCTTGCCCACGGGTACGCGCTCCGCGACGACCTCCGCGGCCAGGGCGTCCACGATCTCCAGTCCGTGTCGCCCGACGCGTGCGGGGTCCCTGGGGTAGCGGCGGGGCAGCGCGGAGCTGCTGTCGTACACGCAGACCGTGACCGCGTCGTCGGTGCCCTCCAGCTCCAGGATGTACGGGCCGTTGCTGTGCTGCTCGGCGTTGGTGACCAACTCGCTCACGAGCAGGAGCAGCTCACCCTCGGCATCGCGGTCGACGGTGGCGCACCACTCGGTGCTCAGTTGCTGGAGGAACCGGGCGGCGAAGGCCCGTGCCTCCGCGATGGAGCCGGGTTCGCCGCTGTAGTGCGCCGCACGGCGCAGCGGTTCCACGGTGACGTCGAAACCAGTCGGTATCACTGGCCCGCCCAGGTGCTCGGTCATGCTGTCTCTCTCGAATGCCGGGTCCGGCCGGTCGCCTGTTGCACCAGTCCTGATACCCCGAGGAACGCCCGGCAGTCCCCCCGGGCGTTCGCCGAGCGCGCACAGTGGCGATCGTCACCTTCCGGGCGAGTCCGGCCGGTGCGGCTCGGCGCCGCTCACCGGCGGCTCACTCGTCGTCCCGGGTGTCTCCTGCCGCGTGGTCTGCTCGGCCGTGCTCCGCCCCGCGCTCTCCCCCGACCTCGCTGTCTGCGTCACCTTCCCATTCGGCAAAGAGCCCGGGGACGGTGCCGAGGGCCCGGCGGATGAGGACGCGGCCGGGGACGACCCCGTCGAGGACGACACGGCCGACTCAGGTCCCGACGACGAGGCCGACGGCGATGAAGACGACGGCGCGGTGGACGAAGCACCGGAGGACGGGAGCGAGGAGGACGGGGACGAGGGCGTGCCCGACGAGGGCGGGGGCGAGGCCGACGAGGGAGACGGCGATGAGGACGACGGCGATGAGGACGTCGGGGACGAGGGGACGGCGCTCGACGGGGACGTGGAGGAGGGCGACGTCGACGGGCTCGGCGTGCCCGGTGCGGAAGGGCAGTGCTTCGACCCGGGCGGACACGTCGGGGACGGGGACGGGGTCCGGGGCGGGCTCCAGGGATGGGGGTGCTTGGGCGGCCCGGTGTGCTCGTCGTGCCGCCAGCCCTGGTCGCCGTGCGGGCGCTGGATCCAGTTGCCGTGGCGGGGGTCGTAGAGCACGAAGACGTTGACGACGGTCGGCGCCGGTGTCACGACGACGACGTTCGAGGGCCGGTACGCCGGCCAGCGTCGGCCCACCAGCGTGGGCGTGTGCTTCTCGGCGACCGGCGAGGTCAGTGGGTTGCCGCAGGCGCAGCGGACCCGGGGCACGCCGCGGCTGTCGACCAGGACGGCGGTGCCCGCCTGGAGTACGGACTGGTAGCTGGTCGCGGCACCGTTGCGGTAGCCGTGGTTGGTCACGCGCGTGTCGACGCGCAGCTGGACCGGGGTGAGCGAGCGCAGATAGGAGGGCACGCCGGAGGACTGGACTCCGGCCACGGAGGCGAACGCCCTGCTCTTGGCCGGGTCCGTCTGGAGGGCCTTGATCTGCTGCTCCACGTCGCAGGCCGCTACCTCCCGGGTGCCGCCGTAGAGTCCGGGCGCCCCGCCCTCCACTCCCTGCATCACGCCCGCGGGGCCGGAGGGAGCGGC
This region includes:
- a CDS encoding ribonuclease H family protein — protein: MIVCMRERVVAACDGASKGNPGPAGWAWVVSDDERTPARWEAGPLGRATNNVAELTALERLLTAIEPDVPLEIRMDSQYAMKAVTAWLPGWKRNGWKTSAGKPVANQDLVVRIDELLDGRSVQFRYVPAHQVDGDPLNDFADRAASQAASAQEEAGSALGSPEPPASPDTPKAAAPRKKAPRRAGGGTSSRTGGGASSRTIKAKFPGRCLCGRSYAAGESIAKNAQGWGHPECRTAEA
- a CDS encoding VOC family protein; this translates as MAVQPEGTPCWADAMFSDVEGAKRFYGDVLGWTFGESSPQYGNYTQAYVDGKAVAAVVPPMPGQEGQSQWCLYFSSPDVAATAQKIRDHGGEILMEPMKVGDFGTMCLAREPSGAVFGVWQAGTHEGFEATGTPGAYCWAEVFTREPEKADTFLSAVFPYRMKQMDDHAVDFRVFDVAENTVLGRMKMTDDFPPEVPSYINVYFTVDDCDQAVERAVKLGGVLRFGPLSSPFGRFAALGDPQGANFSVIDITTTEGQMPSVSDV
- a CDS encoding family 2B encapsulin nanocompartment shell protein gives rise to the protein MSTPDSATGSAVEEPVPAPEADRPLTSLGTRAARQLATTTKSEPQMQAITSRWLLKALPWVDVKGGTYRVNRRLQLRTGRGRVHFEHNGADDIRVVPQTLTELPILRGYPDLEVLREIAGRFQPREVRAGQVLFEAGQPVTEAYLVVHGRFTRYSNGKYGDEEVTGVVTAGDQMGDEAVGQSDPLWLSSVRADTAGVVLALPWTVVQEITERVPSLAAHLQAYVEQQRKPMNRKGEAEVPVQAGHTGEPTLQAGFVDYELDPREYELSLTQTVLRVHSRVADLYNHPMDQTQQQLRLTVEEIRERQEWELVNNREFGLLHNVDYGQRVSTFTGPPTPDDMDELLSMRRKTKVFLAHPKAIAAFFRQCNRRGLVPGTASVDGHEVPAWRGVPIYPCSKIPISDDHTTSILALRTGEADQGVVGLYQTGIPDEFQPGLNVRFMGINEQAVINYLVTAYYSMAILVPDAAGILENVQLGRTAD
- a CDS encoding family 2 encapsulin nanocompartment cargo protein terpene cyclase, with the translated sequence MSTPTTSYALPGPPNLAQSLRPARRTGVVPGLHHRPAVPADPEKAAEIDRRLEAWARELELFPEAWTGDFSDFQTGRAIVLQHPGGLDLDRLTAAGKLLLAENIVDSCYCEEDEGRGGSRRGLGGPLVIAQSALDPYHGVPELEAEWREGIQADGPLRSYHFALVDYATFATPSQTNRFVHDVARLHLGYLGEAAWMETRYMPRVWEYLVMRQFNNFRPCLSLVDAVDGYELPEQVYARPEIQRITALACNATTIVNDLYSFTKELASDPDHLNLPQVVAANDRHGLKAAYLKSVGIHNRIMEAFEEESAALSATSPVVARYAEGLAAWVAGNHEWHATNTNRYHLPDYW
- a CDS encoding geranyl diphosphate 2-C-methyltransferase, which encodes MTTAPVARKTTTSAPVPTQSRYQNRVADYWNAEENPVNLELGKIDDLYHHHYGIGAADRSVLDEPDPELRKKRITGELHRLEHAQAELLASHLGPLTPADRVFDAGCGRGGGSIVANLRHGCHSDGVTISAKQADFANEMARKRGVGDKVRYHHRNMLDTGFESGAYAASWNNESTMYVELQLLFAEHARLLRRGGRYVTITGCYNDSYGRASREVSLINAHYICDIHPRSEYFRAMARNRLVPVHVEDLTEATIPYWELRKEADHLVTGIEDAFLTAYKNGSFQYLLIVADRV
- a CDS encoding aminoglycoside phosphotransferase family protein — encoded protein: MNAVTPPPRMHADEVHLDAPLVGRLIARRFPRWAGLPVRRLASSGTENAMFRLGGDLLVRLPRRPNAVPDVTHEQRWLPRLGPLLPVAVPEPLGIGGPDDLFPWPWSVYRWLEGTNPAAGAVREPRRLAADLGAFVRALRLIDPQDGPPGYRAGPLQARDEPTRAAVAELGGRIDTDAVIAHWERALDAPAHAGPGVWAHGDLSPGNVLVDGGRLSAVIDFGCAGVGDPAVDLIAAWNLLPAAARDTFREAVGADDAEWARGRGWALSISLIQLPYYWDTNPALVENSRHVIAEILTETG
- a CDS encoding VOC family protein, which encodes MSTDGFTTCLWFDGQAEEAADFYVSVFKNSSIGRVTRTTEAGPGPAGSVLVVEFTANGQKFIALNGGPQFKFTEAISFQIFCADQQEIDHYWNRLTENGGEPGPCGWLKDRYGVSWQVVYDRLADLINDPDQQKASRAVTAMMAMGKLDVATLEKAHAGE
- a CDS encoding epoxide hydrolase family protein is translated as MTSTPGESIEPFRLSVPQHDLDDLQDRLDRTRWPAELPGAGWEYGVPAGYLRELVQYWRHTYDWRAAEAELNRWPQFTTTIDGAHIHFAHIRSPEPNATPLVLTHGWPGSIVEFLDVVGPLTDPVAHGGDAADAFHVVVPGIPGFGLSGPTTDRGWEAGRVAGAWVELMRRLGYERFGLQGGDWGAGISRELGRAHPDRVIGVHLNLLPGAQALTEPAEAELAALGPAERERTLRSWRRWEEWFREGAGYAGLQATRPHTLGYALTDSPVGQLAWIVEKFKEWSDCKELPEEAVDRDRLLTNVMLFWLTGTAGSSGRIYYERAHATGDRIARPAEPSTAPTALAVFPADPQIPLRHKADRTENIVRWTEFDRGGHFAALEQPDLLVGDVRAFFRQLREK
- a CDS encoding helix-turn-helix domain-containing protein; the encoded protein is MTNQVSNEARVIPLRPAPARPREPESEPRESKEPLWRDLVGEVLRRERRAQERTLKDVADAARISLPYLSEIERGRKEASSEVLAAAAHALGLGLGDLLSLTHGELTRRTSSHRRPAAAPHRPYNGLCLAA
- a CDS encoding ATP-binding protein yields the protein MTEHLGGPVIPTGFDVTVEPLRRAAHYSGEPGSIAEARAFAARFLQQLSTEWCATVDRDAEGELLLLVSELVTNAEQHSNGPYILELEGTDDAVTVCVYDSSSALPRRYPRDPARVGRHGLEIVDALAAEVVAERVPVGKRIRARFDLGR